A section of the Zygosaccharomyces rouxii strain CBS732 chromosome B complete sequence genome encodes:
- a CDS encoding uncharacterized protein (similar to uniprot|P38276 Saccharomyces cerevisiae YBR137W Hypothetical ORF), with protein sequence MLDRNWLRSLASLDGATKNILSSYEFDKERSSALPRFDYNDAFEIGNVARNLAKETFPNKPVVIDISLPNGHGLFRAITYTGSSLDNDYWVERKRRTAMRFGCSSYFMGLKLREVKKSPEDKYFLDSKDYAFHGGAVPVFIDSCEFPVACLTISGLKQFEDHWLAVQAINEYLANSNEKDLALD encoded by the coding sequence ATGTTGGACAGGAATTGGTTAAGATCTTTGGCATCTCTAGATGGTGCAACCAAGAATATCTTGAGTAGTTACGAATTTGACAAGGAAAGAAGCTCTGCTCTACCAAGATTTGATTACAACGACGCATTTGAGATCGGTAATGTGGCAAGAAATTTGGCTAAAGAAACTTTCCCCAATAAGCCAGTGGTAATTGACATTTCATTGCCCAATGGACATGGTCTGTTCAGAGCCATTACTTATACTGGTAGCTCCTTGGATAACGATTACTGGGtggaaagaaagagaagaaccGCAATGAGATTTGGATGCTCGAGTTATTTTATGGGTCTTAAACTCAGAGAGGTAAAGAAATCTCCTGAAGATAAATATTTCCTGGATTCGAAGGATTATGCTTTCCATGGAGGTGCAGTCCCCGTCTTCATTGATTCTTGTGAATTCCCCGTTGCATGTTTGACTATTAGTGGGTTAAAACAGTTTGAGGATCATTGGCTTGCCGTTCAAGCTATCAATGAATATTTGGCAAATAGCAATGAGAAAGATTTGGCTCTAGATTAA
- the PAC10 gene encoding tubulin-binding prefolding complex subunit PAC10 (highly similar to uniprot|P48363 Saccharomyces cerevisiae YGR078C PAC10 Part of the heteromeric co-chaperone GimC/prefoldin complex which promotes efficient protein folding) — protein MDSLMNTGKTNPRGIPEAPFVEKVQDFIKDASDFDLLFNKFQERLSMYKYMQESKLSNIRLLRTTIPDIENTLKVCNQLKNREEPLETSYQLNDTLFTKAVVETGSDLKVGLWLGADVMLEYPVEEAISLLVTKLSDAKENLRISNEDVEFLRENITTMEVNCARLYNWDVERRQALKKAEQGTKDMKI, from the coding sequence ATGGATTCGTTAATGAATACAGGGAAGACTAACCCCAGAGGGATTCCAGAAGCACCTTTTGTGGAAAAAGTACAAGACTTCATCAAGGATGCAAGTGATTTCGATCTTTTGTTCAATAAATTCCAAGAAAGGTTATCCATGTACAAGTATATGCAAGAATCGAAATTGAGCAATATAAGGTTACTTAGAACAACAATCCCAGACATTGAAAATACTTTGAAGGTGTGCAatcagttgaaaaatcgtGAAGAGCCATTGGAAACTAGTTACCAACTGAATGATACTCTTTTCACCAAGGCCGTGGTGGAAACTGGTTCAGATTTGAAAGTAGGGCTTTGGTTAGGTGCAGACGTCATGTTGGAGTACCCTGTAGAAGAAGCTATCAGTCTACTGGTGACAAAACTCTCAGATGCTAAGGAAAATCTAAGGATCTCAAATGAGGATGTCGAATTCTTAAGAGAAAATATAACTACTATGGAAGTTAACTGTGCCAGATTGTACAATTGGGACGTGGAAAGAAGGCAAGCCTTGAAGAAAGCTGAACAAGGCACTAAGGATATGAAGATATaa
- the MDM20 gene encoding Mdm20p (similar to uniprot|Q12387 Saccharomyces cerevisiae YOL076W MDM20 Subunit of the NatB N-terminal acetyltransferase which catalyzes acetylation of the amino-terminal methionine residues of all proteins beginning with Met-Asp or Met-Glu and of some proteins beginning with Met-Asn or Met-Met involved in mitochondrial inheritance and actin assembly), with protein sequence MGDKFEQEIFQLIQKTNFKACNAKISDWKKKYPNSTYIWVLETYVKYRQSPSKFNYDSSLGQFFGLQGTQITSDLRSLKLLHDMFLEMQRYDEALHVYERANFKYPNFDVAYEWFCKSLDDGNYKMMARACQQMAKWNNDNGTTQSILSRDYTFWYAICTVALFKFQKSKVNAAEEKLLPQLALRSLESQKPFKSTQEIIVYCYVCQELFNDKSKEIVAAIWPQLNQSLDLYCKNFLIKHISDDAQMLEACKSMLNRIDDYELLCKLSEATHNLSWDKKDVIQLVDSLVGDSRNTRLCRLEIDLKFDTEIGRESLTYYLSKYHNKPCCPHDLSHFKNQLNPQMVEEVFQSCEPRDVIHDSNAFRLGCLPTDSITAFQNHKSTLVNQAKNDYSTLSGFIMDVVHDLVIRKEPTLNNVLLALSILENYQNGDPFNYETSVWIIVLYMHLGLVPAAYSRYLDLKVKNLQNDSVNFILYSRFATLFPQKEHDYLRKFQTNNYKLYSVSGHRLPQFIHIAMERRAYSKLLGMFEFKNRMVKSDMKWMNLLEEFQLARLCNDKRQALWSQLTRSQRELELVGDDKEFSDNRDWAILGTDIDPKSLPSALKFLDINQDYISLKTVLESIIELVPSAQQDSRVDEFLNRTLNGRDLEATLHASLSPMEVWTFKVFYDLYKNDGAQLSGLLNHAEPITNFSWRLTHDYLTKLSTLKTLDNFKRIKDKQLKQLIKSQIRELRDQCDQLYNEYTSQLVKTCEDLKKGSNGALLDRLGYVPLSSSSLQSPLLTVLKTVRNL encoded by the coding sequence ATGggtgataaatttgaacaagAGATTTTCCAGCTGATTCAAAAGACCAACTTTAAGGCATGTAATGCCAAAATTAGTgattggaagaagaaataccCAAATTCAACATACATTTGGGTTTTAGAGACTTATGTGAAGTACAGACAATCTCCAAGCAAATTTAATTACGATTCAAGTTTGGgtcaattctttggattaCAAGGAACCCAAATTACAAGCGATTTAAGATCGTTAAAATTGCTACACGACATGTTTCTGGAGATGCAGAGATATGACGAGGCATTGCACGTTTATGAGAGggccaatttcaaatatccaaattttgacGTGGCATACGAATGGTTTTGCAAGTCCCTAGACGATGGAAATTATAAAATGATGGCTAGGGCTTGCCAACAGATGGCAAAATGGAATAATGATAACGGTACGACTCAAAGTATACTATCCAGGGATTACACATTTTGGTACGCAATATGCACAGTAGCACTGTTTAAGTTCCAAAAAAGTAAAGTTAATGCAGCCGAAGAGAAATTGTTACCTCAACTAGCACTTAGATCATTGGAATCACAAAAGCCATTTAAATCTACCCAAGAGATTATTGTTTATTGCTATGTGTGCcaagaattgttcaacGACAAGTCTAAGGAAATTGTAGCTGCAATCTGGCCTCAGTTGAACCAATCTTTGGATTTGTACTgtaaaaatttcttgataaaaCACATTAGTGACGATGCACAAATGCTAGAAGCTTGTAAATCAATGCTGAACCGAATTGACGATTACGAATTGCTATGCAAGTTGAGTGAAGCGACTCACAACTTAAGCTGGGATAAAAAAGATGTTATACAATTGGTGGATTCACTGGTGGGCGATTCCAGAAACACGAGATTATGTCGATTGGAAATCGATTTAAAATTCGATACTGAAATCGGGAGAGAATCACTAACTTACTACTTGTCAAAATATCACAACAAACCCTGTTGTCCCCATGATTTATCTCATTTTaagaatcaattgaacCCACAAATGGTTGAAGAAGTATTCCAAAGTTGTGAGCCACGCGATGTGATCCACGATTCTAATGCATTTAGACTGGGATGCTTGCCAACAGATTCCATTACTGCATTCCAAAATCACAAATCAACCCTGGTGAATCAGGCCAAGAATGATTACTCAACTTTATCTGGTTTCATAATGGATGTGGTTCATGATCTGGTTATTAGAAAAGAACCTACATTGAACAATGTTCTTTTGGCGCTTTCCATACTGGAGAACTACCAAAACGGTGATCCATTTAATTATGAGACAAGCGTATGGATTATTGTGCTCTATATGCATTTAGGATTGGTCCCAGCGGCATATTCTCgatatttggatttaaaagttaaaaatttacagaaCGATTCTGTTAATTTCATCCTATACTCCAGATTTGCAACACTTTTCCCCCAGAAAGAACATGATTATTTGAGGAAATTCCAAACTAATAATTACAAGTTGTACAGCGTTTCTGGTCACAGACTACCCCAATTCATTCACATTGCCATGGAGAGGAGAGCATACTCTAAGCTCTTAGGTATgtttgaatttaaaaatcGAATGGTTAAGTCCGATATGAAGTGGATGAATCTCTTAGaagaattccaattggCACGTCTTTGTAATGATAAGAGACAAGCGCTTTGGAGTCAGTTGACCAGATCTCAAAGAGAGCTGGAATTAGTCGGtgatgataaagaattttctgATAATAGAGATTGGGCCATCTTGGGTACTGATATCGATCCCAAATCTTTACCATCAGCTCTAAAGTTCTTGGATATTAACCAAGACTACATCTCTTTGAAAACTGTCTTGGAAAGCATCATTGAACTCGTACCATCAGCACAACAAGACTCTAGAGTGGATGAATTCTTGAACAGAACTTTGAACGGAAGAGATTTGGAAGCAACTTTACATGCAAGCCTAAGTCCTATGGAGGTTTGGACATTTAAGGTTTTCTACGACTTGTACAAAAATGATGGTGCTCAATTGAGTGGTTTGCTGAATCATGCTGAGCCTATTACTAACTTTTCTTGGAGGTTGACCCATGATTACTTGACCAAGCTATCCACTCTTAAGACCCTagacaatttcaaaagaataaaagatAAGCAATTAAAACAACTGATCAAGAGCCAGATTCGTGAGTTAAGAGATCAATGCGACCAACTGTATAACGAATACACAAGCCAGTTGGTGAAGACCtgtgaagatttgaaaaagggCTCGAACGGTGCACTGCTCGATAGGCTTGGTTATGTACCATTAAGCTCGTCAAGTCTACAATCTCCACTACTCACAGTGCTTAAAACCGTAAGAAATCTATAG
- the DSC2 gene encoding Dsc2p (similar to uniprot|Q08232 Saccharomyces cerevisiae YOL073C Hypothetical ORF), producing MSMENPTGLYRYPVTKLCMVGTTMVTLVASIASCKYIFIAKYDPFISEYQQYFRLLTFQLGCVNETDMALLVLIWYQFRNLERLMGSLKYISVISLALIYTTVCLAGLNCLVNRILPWKIWNGLTTGCLPLVLALFHFYKEYTPQVYEFEVLLTQPWSQKSHRKQYKWILNDQFLVNALVAILLINQGVEGIICGFISWIIGVFLDKGLLPGMDRWRLPLMQHLLMPKDASNNQGVYENPGGETSEELLIRRDDREESPGASNGASPLDDENANDEPARPLGVQFLETFRT from the coding sequence ATGTCGATGGAGAATCCTACTGGGCTGTATAGATACCCAGTGACAAAGTTGTGTATGGTGGGGACCACTATGGTTACTTTGGTAGCCTCTATTGCCAGTTGCAAGTACATCTTTATTGCCAAATATGATCCATTCATATCTGAATACCAACAGTACTTCAGGCTTCTGACTTTCCAATTGGGGTGTGTCAATGAAACGGATATGGCATTGTTAGTCCTGATATGGTATCAGTTTAGAAATTTGGAGAGATTGATGGGTTCGTTAAAATACATTAGTGTGATATCGCTGGCTCTGATATACACAACTGTATGCCTAGCAGGTTTAAACTGTCTAGTAAATCGTATATTGCcgtggaaaatttggaacGGTCTGACTACAGGTTGTTTACCACTAGTGTTGGCTCTATTCCATTTTTATAAAGAGTATACACCCCAAGTCTATGAATTCGAAGTATTATTGACCCAACCGTGGTCTCAAAAGAGCCATAGAAAGCAGTACAAATGGATTCTTAATGACCAATTTTTGGTTAATGCCCTTGTTGCCATTTTGTTGATAAACCAAGGTGTGGAAGGCATAATTTGTGGATTCATCAGCTGGATAATTGGAGTTTTCTTAGACAAAGGTCTTCTACCTGGTATGGACCGCTGGAGATTACCACTAATGCAACATCTCCTAATGCCAAAAGATGCTAGTAATAACCAGGGAGTCTACGAGAATCCTGGGGGTGAAACTAGTGAAGAACTATTGATTAGAAGAGATGATCGTGAAGAGAGTCCGGGCGCCAGTAACGGTGCATCGCCTCTAGACGATGAGAATGCTAATGATGAACCTGCAAGACCTCTTGGTGTACAGTTTTTAGAAACATTTCGAACATAG
- a CDS encoding uncharacterized protein (weakly similar to uniprot|P38277 Saccharomyces cerevisiae YBR138C Cytoplasmic protein of unknown function potentially phosphorylated by Cdc28p): MEDFPQSRVLEPIDSNSLSLISSSSGNGSGNVTNDSFNNMFTRPVTPTFLKSEGTVGGSFLGWQFDGKEFEFDSNSTPTKNNDSGHQKFLHVRKRHAQLMGAKPRIPSRLHQSISKLDLLDENSLTSLPIPPPISRDIPPRKRSKLNPVHEMRIHNDTFNRRISYGVSKRYAHEEEEGEEEEKEEEDAGHPIVMVEDYIPPSNDDQSKRFAKKKVSVSNLKNKMSRNLDMHVPLKLRKNADRCATAASSVTLVPHILDDNINDNNAVDSYHDEPNHIADNVKDILEGLIKPNPQQEHDKYLFHIAKDTKLRKCVICESLLYEVSSLLADRSDFKEIVCGKCTEKYEEAAKIFEEYEFESSCESSKNSSMSSMDSAVQLTDNSPQPLGNKANFSQELISRLQWQLQASMRDDDTHLDKSMDFSTMTWFIEAKKKIRWRWRVSGLLPHFLVRKYKNAN; this comes from the coding sequence ATGGAAGATTTCCCACAGTCGAGGGTACTTGAACCCATTGATTCTAATTCACTTTCTTTGATATCATCCTCATCTGGAAATGGTAGCGGCAATGTTACCAATGATAGCTTCAACAATATGTTCACAAGACCAGTCACACCTACATTTCTCAAGAGTGAAGGCACCGTCGGTGGATCCTTTCTAGGTTGGCAATTCGACGGTAAAGAGTTTGAATTCGACAGTAACAGCACACCAACCAAGAATAATGATTCAGGACATCAAAAGTTTTTGCATGTAAGGAAAAGACATGCTCAACTGATGGGGGCCAAGCCAAGGATCCCATCAAGATTGCATCAATCCATTTCTAAGCTGGACTTATTAGATGAGAATAGCTTGACAAGTTTACCTATACCACCCCCCATCAGTAGGGATATACCACcaagaaaaagatcaaaattaAATCCAGTTCATGAAATGCGTATTCATAATGACACTTTCAATAGAAGGATTAGTTATGGTGTATCCAAAAGGTATGCACACGAGGAAGAAGAgggagaagaagaagagaaagaggaagaggatgCTGGGCATCCTATAGTCATGGTAGAGGATTATATTCCGCCAAGTAATGATGATCAGAGTAAAAGGTTCGCCAAGAAAAAGGTTTCTGTGTCTAATctcaagaacaagatgagCCGGAACCTTGATATGCATGtacctttgaaattgaGGAAGAACGCAGATAGATGTGCAACCGCGGCATCATCAGTAACACTTGTTCCTCATATTTTAGATGACAAcattaatgataataacgCGGTAGATTCTTATCATGATGAACCCAATCACATTGCAGATAACGTTAAAGATATTTTAGAAGGTTTAATCAAACCTAACCCACAACAGGAGCATGACAAGTATTTGTTTCACATCGCAAAGGATACTAAATTAAGGAAGTGTGTCATATGTGAAAGTCTACTTTATGAAGTGAGTTCATTACTTGCTGATCGAAGcgatttcaaagaaatcgTATGTGGAAAATGTACTGAGAAGTACGAAGAGGCTGCcaagatttttgaagaatacGAATTCGAATCTTCCTGTGaaagttcaaaaaattcCTCCATGAGTAGCATGGATAGCGCAGTACAATTAACCGACAATAGTCCACAACCATTGGGAAATAAGgctaatttttcacaagAATTAATCTCTAGGTTGCAATGGCAATTGCAGGCTAGTATGAGAGACGATGATACCCATTTGGACAAATCAATGGATTTTAGCACGATGACTTGGTTCATAGAagccaagaagaagattagATGGAGATGGAGAGTAAGTGGACTTTTGCCCCATTTCTTAGTAAGAAAATACAAAAATGCAAACTAA
- a CDS encoding uncharacterized protein (similar to uniprot|Q08234 Saccharomyces cerevisiae YOL075C Hypothetical ORF): MATTGLLENDISFVRAPPIALHARNVTISASKTNKVLVNSFSVDLPSGSVMAVMGGSGSGKTTLLNVLASKVSKGLQLDGEIHYALEDNSEHFNADTEASMAYLPQHDVLPARLTCRETLMIAADLKLKSSLEKKNEIVDQLLLELGLRDCANTLVGDARNRGLSGGEKRRLSVATQLVSNPSFMFLDEPTTGLDAYSAFLLVKSLKKLARDGQKSFIMSVHQPRSDIMFLLDSVCILSKGNVVYCGKTTEMIPYFDSLGYSVPHLVNPADYFVDLSSVDARTEYSKKKSQELVDQLVQQWDDHQSQMMRLVTFDTSRGIHPRNMAARVSFWKQVEVLTRRNIKLNSSDHFTLVATFTEPALVGAIMGWIFYKPNPNTQEGLRTLTSSLYATAVLQCYLYLLFDTYRLTEQDIILYDRERAEGIVSPASFMLARKLLLFWTDDIMMILIFVTISYFMIGLEVSAKKFFLHFSVVFLIQLSCSGLALFSVAISRDFAKASLVGNMSFTLLSLACGFFVNAKSMPVYVRWTKYIAFTWYGFGALVSNTYTDKLCHSSNKDQCEGNALIHSLGFWPHWRSLPFSILFCFALGNFGAALIMFYIKKVDIALQNEVKPSKTEDNDGLEGDRESSLDDTLQEIGVEKVEDLESKLSDFVPITVTLKNINLEVMASQLSKSPRHGWLQKKTKQILQDVNAVFKPGMINAIMGPSGSGKSSLLNLISGRSNSSLLVKFHSTGSILLNTNSISKEMFKSVCSYVSQDDDHLLASLTVRETFEFAAALRLHYMTSQQRRSKIDEILLALGLTHCENTVIGNEFVKGISGGEKRRVTIGVQLLNNSPILLLDEPTSGLDSFTSAAILEILENLCTEDGKTVIITIHQPRSELFQKFGHVLLLARSGRAAFNGSPNEMINYFANIGHVCPPYTNVADYFLDLISVNTQNEQNEMISRQRVESLLDNWRLKGNDIMEDPVLNWNEMSKGQFLGEYDDFIKKPCNAVLAYFVNLRRQYTTTRRNIDSLMARVAQVPGSGIIFALYWAPIKHNFKSVGNRLGLAQQSTALYFIGMLANLACYPAERDYFYEEYNDNVHGIAPFFLAYMTLELPLTAFSSSIYAVFTVLVCGLPRTAGNFFATMYCAFVIIACGEALGIMTNTFFRRPGFVVNCISVILSIGTQLSGLMSLHMSRVLKGINYLNPLNYTSMILINYSFPSDMKLTCEDGGRKPDGSCQFSNGHDVLREYGLVKNTQKYLGIIICVMIIYRLLSYWVLKAKLEWIKW, encoded by the coding sequence ATGGCAACGACTGGGCTCTTAGAGAATGATATATCGTTCGTAAGGGCTCCTCCCATTGCGTTACATGCTAGAAATGTTACCATCTCTGCATCCAAGACTAACAAAGTTCTGGTGAACTCCTTCTCTGTGGATTTACCAAGTGGATCTGTTATGGCCGTCATGGGGGGTTCGGGGTCTGGTAAGACGACTCTACTTAATGTGCTGGCATCCAAGGTTAGCAAAGGTCTTCAACttgatggtgaaattcATTATGCTCTTGAGGATAATAGTGAGCATTTTAACGCTGACACTGAAGCATCTATGGCATATCTGCCGCAGCACGACGTTTTACCTGCAAGACTTACATGTAGAGAGACATTGATGATAGCTGCCgatttaaaattgaaaagttctttggaaaagaaaaatgaaattgtGGATCAATTGCTACTAGAGCTTGGACTTAGAGATTGTGCAAACACTCTGGTCGGTGATGCAAGAAACCGTGGTCTTTCCGGTGGTGAGAAAAGAAGGTTGAGTGTTGCAACGCAACTGGTTTCTAACCCATCCTTTATGTTTTTAGATGAACCTACGACGGGACTAGATGCATATTCTGCCTTTCTGTTGgtgaaatctttgaaaaaattggctAGAGATGGTCAAAAGAGTTTTATCATGTCCGTTCATCAACCAAGATCAGATATTATGTTCTTATTGGATTCTGTTTGTATTCTATCCAAAGGGAATGTGGTTTACTGTGGAAAGACAACTGAAATGATACCGTATTTCGATTCACTAGGCTATTCAGTGCCTCATTTGGTTAATCCTGCAGATTATTTCGTGGATCTGTCCAGTGTAGATGCAAGAACAGAGTACTCCAAAAAAAAGAGCCAAGAACTCgtagatcaattggtacAGCAATGGGATGATCACCAATCTCAAATGATGAGATTGGTAACATTTGATACCTCCAGAGGAATACACCCGAGGAATATGGCTGCAAGAGTCTCTTTTTGGAAGCAAGTAGAAGTATTGACCAGAAGGAACATTAAGCTAAACTCTTCTGATCATTTCACTTTAGTGGCAACTTTTACAGAACCTGCTCTAGTTGGTGCGATCATGGGGTGGATCTTTTATAAACCGAATCCCAATACACAAGAAGGCCTAAGAACTTTGACTTCATCGCTTTACGCAACTGCGGTTTTGCAATGTTACTTGTATTTGCTCTTTGACACTTATAGATTAACAGAACAAGATATCATTCTTTATGATCGGGAGAGAGCTGAAGGGATTGTGAGTCCAGCTTCTTTCATGCTTGCTAGGAAGTTATTACTCTTCTGGACCGACGACATCATGATGATTCTTATCTTTGTCACTATTAGTTATTTCATGATTGGACTCGAAGTTAGTGCTAAGAAGTTCTTCCTTCATTTTTCAGTAGTATTCCTAATTCAACTGTCCTGCTCTGGATTGGCGCTGTTTTCTGTGGCCATTTCAAGAGATTTTGCTAAGGCTTCTCTGGTGGGTAATATGAGTTTTACATTGTTGTCACTTGCATGTGGGTTCTTCGTTAATGCTAAATCAATGCCCGTTTATGTGCGCTGGACTAAATACATTGCATTTACTTGGTATGGATTTGGAGCTTTAGTTTCTAATACCTACACTGATAAGTTGTGCCATTCCTCTAATAAGGATCAGTGTGAGGGCAATGCATTGATCCACTCGCTTGGGTTTTGGCCTCACTGGAGAAGCTTGCCCTTCTCAATCTTATTCTGCTTTGCATTAGGTAATTTTGGGGCTGCATTGATTATGTTCTACATCAAGAAGGTAGATATTGCCCTACAGAATGAAGTCAAGCCGAGTAAAACTGAAGATAATGATGGTTTGGAGGGAGATCGTGAAAGTTCACTGGATGATACActacaagaaattggagTAGAGAAAgtagaagatttggaatcgAAGCTGTCTGATTTTGTCCCCATAACAGTGACATTAAAAAACATTAATTTAGAAGTGATGGCATCGCAGCTTTCTAAGTCTCCTAGGCATGGATGGCTCCAGAAGAAGACTAAGCAAATTCTCCAAGATGTAAATGCTGTCTTTAAGCCAGGAATGATTAACGCTATTATGGGCCCATCTGGTTCAGGTAAATCTTCGCTTTTAAATTTGATATCAGGTagatcaaattcatctcttctcGTCAAGTTTCATTCGACGGGATCAATACTCCTGAATACTAATAGTATTTCCAAAGAGATGTTTAAAAGCGTCTGTTCCTACGTGTCACAGGATGATGATCATCTATTGGCATCACTTACTGTCAGAGAGACGTTTGAATTTGCGGCTGCCTTGAGGTTACATTACATGACGTCTCAACAACGGCGTAGCAAGATTGATGAAATACTGCTTGCATTGGGTTTGACCCACTGTGAGAATACTGTCATAGGCAATGAATTCGTTAAAGGGATTAGTGGGggtgaaaagagaagagtGACAATTGGAGTGCAGCTTTTGAATAATTCTCCTATTCTGCTTCTCGATGAACCCACTTCAGGTTTGGATAGCTTCACCTCAGCGGCAATTTTGGAGATCTTAGAAAACCTTTGCACGGAAGACGGTAAGACAGTTATAATAACGATCCACCAGCCAAGATCGGAGTtgtttcaaaaatttggtcaTGTCTTACTATTGGCTAGATCTGGGAGAGCTGCTTTCAATGGCTCCCCCAATGAAATGATCAATTACTTTGCCAACATAGGGCACGTATGTCCCCCATACACAAATGTTGCTGATTATTTCCTCGATCTTATATCTGTCAATACTCAAAACGAGcaaaatgaaatgatttCAAGGCAAAGAGTGGAGAGTCTATTGGACAATTGGAGGCTAAAAGGCAATGATATAATGGAAGACCCAGTATTGAATTGGAATGAGATGTCCAAGGGACAGTTTCTAGGAGAATATGATGATTTTATTAAGAAACCGTGTAATGCTGTGTTGGCatattttgtcaatttAAGAAGACAATACACTAcgacaagaagaaatatcGATTCCTTGATGGCCAGAGTCGCTCAAGTACCGGGGTCAGGCATAATTTTTGCCCTCTATTGGGCGCCCATAAAAcacaatttcaaaagtgtTGGTAACAGACTTGGCCTGGCACAACAATCAACGGCATTGTATTTCATTGGGATGTTAGCTAATCTGGCATGCTACCCAGCGGAAAGGGATTATTTTTACGAGGAGTATAATGACAACGTTCATGGAATCGCGCCATTCTTCTTAGCATACATGACATTGGAACTACCACTCACAGCTTTTTCGTCATCCATATATGCAGTTTTCACGGTTCTAGTATGTGGGTTACCTCGAACCGCAGGTAATTTCTTTGCAACGATGTACTGTGCCTTTGTTATTATAGCATGTGGTGAAGCTCTAGGAATTATGACCAATACATTTTTCCGTAGACCAGGATTCGTGGTCAATTGCATTTCAGTGATTCTCTCCATTGGAACCCAATTATCTGGTTTGATGTCACTGCACATGTCCAGGGTGTTAAAAGGTATCAATTACCTAAACCCATTAAACTACACTTCCATGATCCTCATCAACTATTCTTTTCCCAGTGACATGAAATTAACCTGCGAAGACGGTGGGCGTAAACCGGATGGATCTTgtcaattttccaatggGCATGATGTGCTTCGAGAGTACGGACTCGTTAAGAATACCCAGAAATACTTGGGAATCATTATCTGTGTAATGATAATCTACAGACTTTTGTCATATTGGGTTCTCAAGGCCAAATTAGAATGGATCAAATGGTGA